The Paralichthys olivaceus isolate ysfri-2021 chromosome 2, ASM2471397v2, whole genome shotgun sequence genomic interval ACAAAAAATGCCCCCATCTCGTTCTTCTTGTCTCCTCCTTCTTGTCTTGTCTCCCAACTGAACAAACACCAatgaaagcataacctcctGAGGCAATACACTCTCCCCATAGTTTATACATGCAGTAGCCTGAATGACCATTTCCTCACCACTCTGTTTGCACAACTTGAAAGCTTGAACGGGCTTGAACGACCACTTGAACgtgttttgaaaagtgaaaaaccCTGTGCAGGGGAATCTACCTGGAAGGTGGAGTCACGTCATCAGACTTTGACTCACATGGTTTGACTGACTGTTGAGATGATGCCAGAAATGTGTCAGATTTGTGAAAGtggctttctctcctctctgcttggACATGTTAGGTTACATCTAGCTGTTGTTCACAGCAGCGGCCTATTGTTCAGCTTGGCTTTATTGTGGTAATTGTTATTGCTCTGTTAGTCAGTAAAAATGCTTTAAATAGTTATATAAGTATATGTGGCCTCCCCTAGAAATCATTGAAGTTATGATCCTGTCCACGTTGTTTGTTGGCTTTTTTGTTTGGATGCCTCATAAATGTGGTCTGACATAAAAAAGTTCTTCAAGTTAGTAACTTTTACAACCTTTTTTCGCAAATCATTAAGGATATCATGCTAAAGTAAAACCTTTGCTGACTAAACTTGTCATGTAAACCTTGTAATGTAAACATCTTCACACTGTAGATTAAACCATAACTGCAGGTCTTGGAACGTCTGGGAAAAATGTGTTGCTGTAAAATCAACATCGTGGTCTCTCTATGCCTCATTTACAGCTGCAGGACTAATTGATCCATCCATCACTTCTGCTAaacagacagtcagagagaggtgggaggaggagagagagagaaagatgaaaagacTGGGAATAAGTGaataaacacagcagacacTTAAGTAATGTGCTCAAGGGACACAAATGTGAACATGTCCAGGATTAAAAGCTGCTAGCTGTGGGGGTTGTGTACAGGTGACACACAGATGGGACCCCTCCTGGGACTGGAGCCTGTGAATGACGTACTGCCAGGAGGGAAGGCGAGAGCTGTATCCTGAACCAGACGGCGCTCTCTGGCAGCGCAACGTCGAGGTATATCCAGGTACACCCCCCTGCAGATTAACCCAAACCTGGCCGGATTTCAGCACGTGTCAGAAACATTGCAAATGATTTGCTGTTATTTCCTTGCACTGTGAACAAAGGACAATCAACTCTAACTAATAGTGCTGATTGTGTATCCTAGTTATCTAGTTTAATTGCTTTAGTAAAACTTTGCAAAAACTTGAGGATAAGCCTATTGACAAAGGGATTAGACTGAGAAGTGAAGCTGATCGGATACAAATTGTTGACCGGTCACAATGAAGCAAGTGGAAGGGCAAAGGTCACGATTAAGTGAGTGAGATTGCATTTTGAGATTAGTGGATATAAAGTCTAATACTGTTCAAAACTACTTAACTGTCTTTCACTGTCCTTCCTTTCTGCAGTCGActggaggggagagaaaatggaaggagaagggagagaagtGGAGCAGATGGACAGTGGAGTTAGTGTCACACAATATTAACAAGTCCACCTCAGGAGAGGAGTGGGTCTGTCAGACAGGACAATGGTACTAAATTGCTGAACGGAGGGGATTCTGTGAAATCCCCCAATGCTCTTACGACCTACACAGATTATAGTCCATATAGGATGACTATATCCAGATTCTTGTTAAAGACTGGGGATTCACACctcaggggagaaaaaaaaaaacccaaaacattggtaatgaaatgttgaaaagtgGCTCCATTTATGCTTTAGGTGTTTGGCCGTTCTTAATGGTCCAGTGTGGCTCATGCGTGTCGAGTCAGACTGTGGTAAAATGTGATCCTGTATTTGCGCATCTGTTTTGTTCTGGTACATTCTTCCCATGGTAATTGAACACACATGATGAGGCTGAAGGAAGGGAGACTGCTCGTAAGGCCCCAGCCAGTCTTGTCATGGGGCTTCTATTTACCAACtcagcccagtgtgtgtgtatgtgtgtgataaCACACCGTTGGCATTCTTCATTTGTCAATAATTGAATCAGGCTATCTTAGTTCGCTCATAGCGCAGCTGTAATTTGCAGCCGTTCTTAAAGACGGGTAATTATGGCTTTTAAAGTTTCCCAAAACATCTCAAATGGCTTCAACTCATGACAGCTGTGCATCtgggcttcacacacacacacgtgaacacgcacacacgcacacatgcacgcacacacacagtatgcaTTTAATTGCACTTGGATTTCAATACACATGTACTACACGGGTAGAGCACTTGGGTAATATAGGGGCACtgagattttatttatatatttgtaatattttttaatgacaCCTCTATATAAAAAATGCACACAACAAAATCAACAATAGTTTCAATGTCAATTGTCCATTTATCCTTTAGAGATAATTCACACCTACGAACAACTGAGAGTCTCAAATGAACACAACctaatctgcatgtgtttgtactCTGGGAGGAAACTGAAGTACCCAGAGAACCAGGAagcttcttgctgtgaggcgtcAGTCCAAACCATTGCAACATGTTCCGCCTAATGTCAGTTGTCAAATCAAATATCATATTTATGGCCCACtgtcacaaatcacagtttgcctCATTCGGCTTAACAATCTGTGCAAGGTGTGACATCCCCTGTCTTTAAGATGACAGTAAACTCCCCAAAAAACTTTAAACTGGAAAAACCAAAAagatcaaacagaaaaacatgcagaaacCTCAGACAGAGTCACAAATGAGGGATCCCTCCCTCTGGATGGACAGAATCCCAATAGATGTCATGAGTAACACAGCACAtcgaaaacattattttaaaaagagagagttACCTCTGTCACTGTAACTGCCTGTGTCACAAAGTGAAAATGTCACATATTCAATATTTATGGGAGATTCCTTTTTCCTCAACCTTTACAATTTAGATTCAGGAGATTTTAACGGCACAAAAGAGGGTTTGAGCAGAGCTTACAGACCCCTCTGTCTATTTTCATGCTGTCACCTGATTTGGTTGTTGTATTCAGCACAGACACATACCTCAGAGTTACTGAAAGGATGGTTGTCATTTCTCCTGACACCGGCTACTCTGTCAGACCTCAGGGAAGCAGGGTGCAGGAAATTAAATTCAATAGGATCAAATtaaacacaagcaaaaaatTCCTGAACTGGTTTATGTAACGACCTGCAGTAGAAAGTGAGCAAAGCACCTGAACGACTAATTAGAGTCATCATGGTTGAATTTTCCTGGTTTCTGAATCGACCCTGAATTGAATTCTTATACAATTTTAgcataaattaaacaaaagtcACATTAAGGAAGAATCCAGAGGAGGGGAAGCAGAAGCAGAAATAAGACTTTGCCTGACAcctaaatatttgttttgagaCTTGTCATCCCAGGTAAGTGCTCTGTCATTTTATAATCTGAAGACAATTATACAGCAACATGTCTGGGTAAATGCAATTGACTTTTATCCACGTTCCATATCAACATTATTGTTTCTGAAGAGACTTcgagcagcagcagtaagagtTCGGCTGGAAATGCCACCGTCTCAACTGGAAGCATCCACGGAACTCCAGGATAATCTCCCCACCATCCATGATCCTGAATATGGTACGGCCCGGGAAGCATAAAGCTGCAATCTGTGGCACCCCTCCATTTGCTTTTAATTAGATACTGGAGATAtcaccctccacacacacacacttgggtaAAAGCCTGGCAAGAGACTAATAAGGAAACAAAGTGATATGGGTAACGTTAATGAGGATGTTAGGGAAGCTCATCTGTCAGGAACAATAGCAGCTACAACACTGAAGACAGAGGCTggtgtgtgtttcacagtgtGACTTATTACTCTTGGAGACAATGATTACAGTGATACATGTACTAAACGTACTAAACGTACTTAACGTACTAAACTTCAGCTGATGTGAAGAACAGTCTGCAGCCGAAGTTTGAGAACTTACTAAAAGCAGGGGGAAGTCTACACTTAGAGTCATCAGCAGTCTGACATAATGCATCTCATATGTTTATGCAGCTGGCGTTGTCATGTCACAGCCGACTAAATTAGGATTCTTTTCCTCCCCCGTCTGGAAGCTATCTATAGAGCGTCCCAGAGTAAACACGAAAACTGGGGCGCACGCCTTGAAGGTTGAGGTTAGGTGAAGTAATCACACTAATGTGCCAATCATGTCAACAGCATTAGTGCCTCGACGCCTCTAATCAAGCGATTGACGTTCACACACCTTGCTCCAAACATATGTGTGTGGATTATGGGGGCTAGTGGTGTTAATCCTCTGACCACATGGACATCAGAGGCAATCCAATTTACAATATGACACTGCTTAATACTTGCAGATACAACCTGTTATACTGTAAATGCAAATATTCAAAGAGAAGGGCTAGACACATTACGATTAACAGGCTACAGCCATGCTAGGAGCTAATGTGTAATTAGGAAGGCATGCTGGAGCTTTGAGATAAATACTAACGTCAGCCTTAAAGTTACAGCTGAGGGTGGTTATGAAGCAAAGCATTGAAcaagtttaaattaacacatgaTGATGCTGGTATACAAGAAGTCAGGGGATCGTCTTTCTGAGGGTTACAAAAAATGTCTCTGCTGAATGTCGTAGCAATCCATTCACAAgttaatgtgttatttcagTCTGGAAGTAGCAAACCCAGACCAAAGCTGTTTTTAGATCTGAACTTCGGAAAATAACCAGACATAACTGGACATTTTGCAGAGTTTGCCTGTCAAATATAAAGAAGAAAGGTTCAAAACAACAgggaaatgtctggaacattcaaGAGATGGGATGGCATCTGGTTAGAGTGTGCAGGTGCAGGACAGGACGTTTGAATTCCACTGTGGAAagcaaagtgtttttgtttttacagtaaaacaaaGCCAGAATTAGCCCTTAATGGCAAGAGCTCTTGGTTCTCCTCTCTACCAGTAGACATCTTCGTCTTCTAAGTGTATGGCACCTCCTTTTCctccagagatatttgtattctttttgttttcgcATTAGGATTGGATGTTTTACTAGGGAACTGGCAGGGAAACATTTCAAAGAATGTGTGGAACAATTGACGGAGatatttgcgttctcacatacagcccctccggattATTTCAGGAGAATGTTTGGAGTTTggtgcttgtctgaaagcagcataacATAGCCATCCTCAGagccacgtgtgtgtgtggctgataaTTGCTTGAACAAAGCATCACCAGATTTCCTTAACTAAATCCCTAGACCATTGTCAGCACTTTACAACATGAATAGGCTGACGCAATAAACCAGAGCTGAAGTTGCATCTGTTTCCAGGACAATggagctcagtgtgtttgaatgtgactGCATCCATTATACTGTCTGATTACATATACAGTATTAACGTGGCAGTTGAGGGTGACTCATCGACCTCTACACTACATTGTCATTCATTTATGTATTAAGCAGATGGAGAAGGTGAATGTTAAAACGCACTCACCACCAATCGTCAatcaattttaaaaacagatcacAGAAATACTCCTTTATTCCAAATGAAGGACCAGGTCAGCCAAATAAAACATGCATACGTTTGTCATTTTCTATCTCTACATTATAGATATTTAATACATGATTCTATccatacaaaatataaaaatatgtgagGCCTCATTTACAACCATATTTACATGGACTTCCTTAACTTAAAgtgaaattattaattaattttctcTATGTACACACTATGAACTGAATACAATAGTACAGTATATCCTAAATCTAAATCACATTGCATGAAAAAAGCTAAACTGTACCGAACCGACTGGCTTGAACACTTGTTTACTGTGTGGAAATGAAGTTGTCATCAACTTTTAACTTTGCGATTTGATGGAACTGCACATGTGACTATAACAGCATTAATACTCAGGAGAGACATTAAAtgaacaaacatgcaaacactgtTGCTTTTCCACTGTAATTCATCACTGACTCTCAATTACATAATATTCAACACTCAACAACACTGAATAAATGAACTgagtttagatttttctttgttCCGGATGGAGGATGTTAGTGTTCACAAGCTGGAGGAAGAGTCATTTCTTGCGAAGCTGTTAGGAGATGATGCAGTTTTTGCTTTTCCTGCGTTTGTGGGTGTATAACTGCCCACTGCGGTTGGGTCCTCCCATCCCTGGGTTGTACTTGTGCACAAGCTCCTGGTTGCTGAGGTAGCGCAGCTGGATGGGTCTGGGGATCGGCTCGCCCAGAAAGTAACCTTCATCCTCTGATtcggaggatgaggagcaggtgGAGCACCAATcgtcatcatcataatcatcccAGGAGTATTGGTTCAAGCCAGTGCGTCGGCTGGCTCCAGGGTTCTGCAGCGTCAGGTCTGACGTGGTTCTGGGGCACTGCCTAAAGAATTGAGGTTGAtatcttccccctcctcctcttccaaactGGTCCCTGGCGCTCCTCGGTGGTGGGAAACGATCATAATCCTCTCGGACACACAACTGTGGTCTTTCTTGAGGTCTTGTTCTTTGTTCTGCCACTAAGTTGAGAGCGTTTTCTGAGCGGGAGCGACGGGATCTGCGGGAACGGTGGTGGTGGTGCCTTCGCCTCTGGGGAGTTTCTTCTGGGGCATTTATTCGGACACTTGCTCCCCTACCACCACCTCCCCCACCACCAACAACACCTCCCACCATACGCTCACTGATGGGTGGCAGACGGGCAGCATTGGCACTGCTCACTAAACTTACCCTGTCCTCCTCCTGGAAGGTGAAGCCAGGCGGTAAGTGAGTCATGCTCATACCCCTACCCATGCCAGGAGGTTCACTGTACTGCACTTTGTACTGGGAGGGCCGGGGGGGGTCCATTTCCATGTAGGGCTGACTGGCGGTGATGCTGTGGATGGAGTCAGAGCTACGAAACTGCCCTGAGGAGTTGAGAGTGCCCATGTTGCTTTTCTCTGACACATTCATTCCAGAGTCTTTACTCAGGTCTGGCATGGAGAAACGAGAAAGGTGCTCCTGACGCTTTCCTGCTCCATCTGCTGAGTTTCCTGAAGAAGAACAGAGATGAACAAAGTGTCAAATTTGATTGTTATCCCACCATAGTAAGAGAAAATATCTTAATATTCAACAACCACTTGTTTGTCGACAGGTTTGATACTACATCAAAGCCTAATGACTACAACACCCACCTGTTCCATTGGAGAAGGCCAGCGACTCCATGGATCCTCTTGGGGTCTGCTCGAGAGGGGTCAGTTGCTCTGGGAAGTTAAGTGCATTGATGGGGTTCCTGCTCCTTGCCACCTGGGTTGCTGCTGGAGGCCCCGcgtctctgtccctctgaaATCCATGCAAACTGATGGAGCGCTTGTCAGAGGAGAAGCCAGGGTGCTGCTGAGAGCAATGGGACACCTCAGTGAAGCTCTTTTGCATCCTCAGTTTGGGGGGATAGTACTCCTCTGGAGCTGGCTGCTGGAACCACGTATCATTCAGAGAGTGGCCCTTCAAGGCCGAGATGGGGGGTCTCTTTAAAGCGGCATTGTCCTTGATCCTGTGATCTTGCTGCTGATTATTCTGGGGGGTATAGGAAGTCCTGACATTGCACTGGCTGAGAAGCTGGAGAGGGGTGGGGTTGGCAGTCGGGTTTGATTGGGATTCATAATTATAACTGTCATCTGCTCGCTCCTGGTTCTGCCAGGCAGGCGGCTCGCGAGTCAAACTAGGCGTTTGGCTGGAGAGACTCAGAAGATCCATTTGTAAAGACAGTGGGTCCACTTCACCCGAAAATCTCTCTGTCTGCACACCACCTCCCCCACTCTTCCCCATTTTGGAGCTACGTCTAGACTCCCTGGTGGAGCGAGCGCTTTGGAAGGCAGAGTCAGAGGAGTCTGAACCATTAGGTTCCTCCCCAAGACTGCAGGAGCGCGAGCAGAAGATTTGGCCCTGCTTAGGCAGGAAGGGCCGGCCCAGCAGGGAGCGTTTACAGCGGGCACAGCAGAAGCAGCCCTCAGTGGCGTGCCAGTGCTGCCCATCGTACGTCATCTGGCCTTGATCAATTCCTGCAGGaaagacaaaacacatgaattCACAGGGTTTAGGTAGAACAACAGATTTTGGTTCTTGTGGTagaaataaacaattaaaatataagaaggcacaaaaaacacaataactcttattaatttaaaatgttgttctATGTGATAATAGTAGTATATTAAAAGTTGCTTATTTACTGAGACTATGGTGCCAAAGGCTTTAATACATGACTGTGCATGAACGCAAGACTTGGGGGCAAACTCATTAGCTTGCCCAGTATTATATAAACACATTGCATTTCGACTACGTTTCAAGTTGTctcagagggaaagaaaaccaGCTATTTGCTAATGGCTGCCATCTGGTTTGAGCATGTTTTCTGATGGTTTCAATTTATAATCAGTTGTGCTTTTTGGCCAAATACTTTTTTTCCTGTATCCTGTCTGACATATAATTACAGAGCAAATTTGTTGAGTGGTATGTTCCAAATCACACCTGGGCATCCTTTCAGGGGAAATACGCATATGCAcccgtaaacacacacagagttcttAACAGGAGATGGCATTGGGCCAAGAGGTGCTAATATTAAGGTTTCCGCCTGAAAAATCCCCCAGTTTCTTGCCTCTAACACGACAGTGTTTAAGAGTTTATGAGATGTTCAATTTTTGGAGTATAAATCTGTGATCATGGGGTAAAAGGTTATCACTATGGACGGGGCTTTACCCGAGGTTGGTTTCCATGCTGTATGgtgtatattatataaatatgtgtcctctgtaaactTGAGGTCTCTAGCAATGGATGACATCATTCTGTGATAAACTGCTTAAAGTCATAACTTTCTCTTCTGTGTTAGTTGCTAAAATAAATGAGGTCACTCTCTCGTCCACATTATTTTTCCATGTCTCCATCTAGCGTATTACAATGTTTTTTGTAAGGGCTCCTTTAAATGACCTGTGTGTGATTAATATAGTTTGTGTGAACAGTGATAGATGCCATGCGCTGCCGTAGCATACCAATATGTTCCCCGCAGGAGTCGCAGTACTCGGCGTAGAGGGACTCGAAGCAGGAGCAGCAGTAGGGCCGTCCCTCCTTCATGATGTAGCGCTGCCCCCCCAGCACCGTCTCACACTCGAAGCAGCAGAAGTGCTTCATGTGCCAGTGACGCCCCTCTGCCTCTGTGCACTCATCCGCAAAGATAATCTAAGAAAGGAGAGATCAGACATCGACAAGTATCGTTTACCACAGGTCCTCAGAGGTAAAAACCTCAATTGGGTTATTACTGTATACTGAATGACAGCACAAAGCCTGGACttgccctctctccctcctccacacatTACTCTTCCGTCCTCAGATCATCCTTTTTGTCACTGACTTGTGTAGGAGGCTAATGTGTGTGGGGACTAGATGgtacatttagttttaattacGCTGCTGGTGAATCACTGGGGTGCTTTTTGAAGTACTAAAAGTGTCCTTGTCCCCATTTGCAAAGAGAGTAAGTCTGTGTTAATGgtttggagatcaggatattgaGAGCTGACCCCATTAGGCTTGAAAAAAACCTTTGCATGTGTTAAACTGTGACAACGTGAGCATCATCTCAAAGCAGTTCGGTTTATGTGTGcacaatgtttaaaaatgaatatataagTGAGATAAGTGTATCTGTTAATACATGATCCTCCATatgcagacgtgtgtgtgtgtgcgagacgGGCGTCTACCTCATCGCAGGCGGTGCAGCGCGGCTTCAGCCTCTCGGCATGGTGCCGGCCACAGTAGATCTTCCCATCCTGGTAAAAGTAGATGAGGTCCACCAGGAGCTCCTTGCACATGCTGCACACAAAGCAAGCAGGGTGCCAACACACGCTGTGACCCGCCCGTGATGCAAACACAGCAATGTCGCCGCCGTTTATCTGGCCCCCGCacttaaaaacagacagaggaagaagaatgtTTTAAGAAAAAGTACATGTACGTACTATCTATCGGAATTTACCACTATTTGCATACCACTGTTTCTTAGCTAAGTCTGGGAAGTGTCAATACTGAGTAACAATATAATAACAAcccttttatttagttttctgaCACAGTTAAATCTGTGAGACTTGCTGTGGAGAACTGATAGCAATAATGTAACATCACAGcatcacttttaaaaatgtgaggCCTGTGCAGTTGTCAAAAAAACACTGTTAACATACTACGGAGCAAAACAAAATTTCAGTTATATCCATAATGAATAAGTACTTTTTCATATAAACAATAATTATCTCCGCCTAGTGATGCTTTCATAggtatttgtttgtcagcaaaaaaaacagtaaatactactgaactgatttccatgtaattttgtggaggggtgggacatgACGCAAGAGAAAACTTTGGGGCAAATGCAGATTAATGAGCAGATGTCGGAATCTTTagttcactttctttaacatggtggaAAAAGGCATTCGCCTTGGTGCTCTCTAAAATACTGTAAGATGACAAATATTTTCTGAGTGTCAGTAACAATTAGTGTTAAGGTCTGCCAGAGCAGAATCCTGGATACTTTTTCTGCATGTGCACCTGTTTAGCATCGCTTAAGAATGGATGAGTGGATCGGACACCATTTTGAAACGTCATGTAAAGTAATTATTCTTGCCAAAACCGGTTGTTGGGATATAAGACAGTGAGCGAACAGTCAGTGTAGTCCAATGAATCATCAGTAAAGAAGACAAAAGTCACTGTCGAGTGGTAGAAATTTGGGATTCTATTGGTTAGAGGTTTTATCTTCAACTCATTctttgttcagttgtgttttaaaCTGAGTGATTGTTTGGTCTTTTAAAAGTCAGAGCCCAGTGAAAATTACCTGTGAAATTGTCCTAAGGGCTGATATCATGTCTTCAGATatcttgttttatcttatcttgtttACTGTCACATGAGACTATAAAGCAACTCATCCTGTCTTAACTGAGAAGCAGAAACAGGAGCTTGATCTGGTGACAAATCGATCAACTAATCGTTTAAAGTCTTTTCCAAGTAAATCCCTTTCACAGGATCCTCATCATGGTCAGCATCAGGGCTGATACTGATACAGGATATCAGACTTTGTCTTTAACAACATTTTGCATGAAACCTGGACTAAAACAGAGCACGAGTGTTTTGAGTTTGTATGCGCTGGTGTTGCTATGGGgcacagacagggagaggaaaTTAAGTGGCTGTTGGAGGATGTTGACGGATAGGGCAAAGGGTAGGAATGAAAATGGAGAGATGCTGCATATGGGATGATAATAGGAGAGCGGGATCGGCATTGGAGGTGTAGAGGTAGAGAGGCCGGCGCTATAAACAATGGGGAGTGCTAACGAGACAGGGGTGAGGGATCAGGTAGGCAAAGTAGATTTAGATGGGGGGACggggagagggagacagagggagagttaCAATCAGGTTATCTAACTGGCACAAAGCCTGCTGCTGCAAGGAGGCCGAAGGGGGGTGGGGCAATCCAATCAATACACACTCTCCCAACAATCTGCTCCCTCacatatagtgtgtgtgtgtgtgtgtgtgtgtgtgtttgtgtgggtgtgtgtgagtgtgttagtgtgtgtctgtctgccgaCTGAATGAGAAACACAAGCTGTAAAGCACCTATCCACCCGGGGCACCGGCACAACCGAGAGAAGCTCT includes:
- the prickle2b gene encoding prickle-like protein 2b isoform X2; the protein is MPVEMEKTVTKLMYEFQRNSTSDDDSGCALEEYAWVPPGLKPEQVHQYYSSLPEDKVPYVNSPGEKYRIKQLLHQLPPHDNELRYCNSLDDEEKRELKLFSNQRKRENLGRGNVRPFPVTMTGAICEQCGGQINGGDIAVFASRAGHSVCWHPACFVCSMCKELLVDLIYFYQDGKIYCGRHHAERLKPRCTACDEIIFADECTEAEGRHWHMKHFCCFECETVLGGQRYIMKEGRPYCCSCFESLYAEYCDSCGEHIGIDQGQMTYDGQHWHATEGCFCCARCKRSLLGRPFLPKQGQIFCSRSCSLGEEPNGSDSSDSAFQSARSTRESRRSSKMGKSGGGGVQTERFSGEVDPLSLQMDLLSLSSQTPSLTREPPAWQNQERADDSYNYESQSNPTANPTPLQLLSQCNVRTSYTPQNNQQQDHRIKDNAALKRPPISALKGHSLNDTWFQQPAPEEYYPPKLRMQKSFTEVSHCSQQHPGFSSDKRSISLHGFQRDRDAGPPAATQVARSRNPINALNFPEQLTPLEQTPRGSMESLAFSNGTGNSADGAGKRQEHLSRFSMPDLSKDSGMNVSEKSNMGTLNSSGQFRSSDSIHSITASQPYMEMDPPRPSQYKVQYSEPPGMGRGMSMTHLPPGFTFQEEDRVSLVSSANAARLPPISERMVGGVVGGGGGGGRGASVRINAPEETPQRRRHHHHRSRRSRRSRSENALNLVAEQRTRPQERPQLCVREDYDRFPPPRSARDQFGRGGGGRYQPQFFRQCPRTTSDLTLQNPGASRRTGLNQYSWDDYDDDDWCSTCSSSSESEDEGYFLGEPIPRPIQLRYLSNQELVHKYNPGMGGPNRSGQLYTHKRRKSKNCIIS
- the prickle2b gene encoding prickle-like protein 2b isoform X1; the protein is MFGRSSKRRNFTTSSMSPADEPQRGQPCITCGEQCPGFALHAWRKICVHCKCRREEHAVPAMPVEMEKTVTKLMYEFQRNSTSDDDSGCALEEYAWVPPGLKPEQVHQYYSSLPEDKVPYVNSPGEKYRIKQLLHQLPPHDNELRYCNSLDDEEKRELKLFSNQRKRENLGRGNVRPFPVTMTGAICEQCGGQINGGDIAVFASRAGHSVCWHPACFVCSMCKELLVDLIYFYQDGKIYCGRHHAERLKPRCTACDEIIFADECTEAEGRHWHMKHFCCFECETVLGGQRYIMKEGRPYCCSCFESLYAEYCDSCGEHIGIDQGQMTYDGQHWHATEGCFCCARCKRSLLGRPFLPKQGQIFCSRSCSLGEEPNGSDSSDSAFQSARSTRESRRSSKMGKSGGGGVQTERFSGEVDPLSLQMDLLSLSSQTPSLTREPPAWQNQERADDSYNYESQSNPTANPTPLQLLSQCNVRTSYTPQNNQQQDHRIKDNAALKRPPISALKGHSLNDTWFQQPAPEEYYPPKLRMQKSFTEVSHCSQQHPGFSSDKRSISLHGFQRDRDAGPPAATQVARSRNPINALNFPEQLTPLEQTPRGSMESLAFSNGTGNSADGAGKRQEHLSRFSMPDLSKDSGMNVSEKSNMGTLNSSGQFRSSDSIHSITASQPYMEMDPPRPSQYKVQYSEPPGMGRGMSMTHLPPGFTFQEEDRVSLVSSANAARLPPISERMVGGVVGGGGGGGRGASVRINAPEETPQRRRHHHHRSRRSRRSRSENALNLVAEQRTRPQERPQLCVREDYDRFPPPRSARDQFGRGGGGRYQPQFFRQCPRTTSDLTLQNPGASRRTGLNQYSWDDYDDDDWCSTCSSSSESEDEGYFLGEPIPRPIQLRYLSNQELVHKYNPGMGGPNRSGQLYTHKRRKSKNCIIS